In a single window of the Litorilituus sediminis genome:
- a CDS encoding Crp/Fnr family transcriptional regulator: MNLNALMDEFGTAQSFEKSAHIFMQEQTNNNIYFIRSGILKAYYINTDGKEFIKSFIFVNDIIGSMQALQGGLTSYNLQCIKATQVTKLAYKHIRDRCKENISLANEVIELLSALAIKKERREFELLCLPAEQRYLQLLKKIPNIYDYVTQNDIARYLGITPVALSRIKHNSSIEALTIHS; this comes from the coding sequence ATGAATTTAAATGCTTTAATGGATGAGTTTGGAACAGCGCAATCGTTTGAGAAATCTGCTCATATTTTTATGCAAGAGCAAACAAACAATAATATCTATTTCATACGTTCAGGTATTTTGAAGGCATATTATATTAATACTGACGGTAAAGAGTTTATTAAATCCTTTATTTTTGTTAACGATATCATTGGTAGCATGCAAGCTTTACAAGGGGGGTTAACCAGTTATAACTTACAATGCATCAAAGCGACTCAAGTAACTAAACTTGCCTACAAGCACATTAGAGATAGGTGTAAGGAAAATATTTCATTAGCCAATGAAGTGATAGAACTACTTAGCGCATTAGCCATAAAAAAAGAGCGAAGAGAGTTTGAACTTTTATGCTTACCTGCCGAGCAAAGATATTTACAACTGCTTAAGAAGATTCCTAATATTTATGATTACGTTACCCAAAATGATATTGCTAGATACCTAGGTATTACCCCTGTAGCATTAAGTAGAATAAAGCATAATAGTTCAATTGAGGCATTAACAATACACAGCTAG
- a CDS encoding NCS2 family permease — MLEKLFKLTEHNTNIKREIVAGITTFLTMAYIIFVNPAMLADAGMDHGAVFVATCIAAAIGCFIMGFLANYPIALAPGMGLNAFFTYTVVLDMGYSWQVALGGVFISGVVFILLSLFSIREWIINSIPQALRFGIAAGIGLFLALIALKNAGIVVDSPATLVTLGNITALEPILAALGLFLIVGLASKGINGSVMLSILIITAIGLLIGNIDYQGIISLPPSVMPTFMQLDIAGALEVGMLSVIFAFLFVDLFDTSGTLIAVAQRGNLLAKDGTLPRLDKALLADSTATVAGSMLGTSTTTSYVESTSGVAAGGRTGLTAVVVGVLFLLAILFSPLAGMVPAYATAGPLFYVAVLMLSGLVNVDWDDLLDAVPVAVICITMPLTFSIANGIAFGFISYVAVRLFSGKVKTLNLSVVLLALLFIGKFAFYG, encoded by the coding sequence ATGTTAGAAAAACTTTTTAAGTTAACTGAGCACAATACCAATATAAAACGGGAAATTGTTGCTGGAATTACCACCTTTTTAACCATGGCCTACATTATATTTGTTAACCCAGCCATGTTAGCCGATGCAGGAATGGATCACGGCGCAGTATTTGTTGCCACCTGTATTGCCGCCGCTATTGGCTGTTTTATTATGGGCTTTTTAGCCAACTACCCTATTGCCTTAGCACCGGGTATGGGTCTGAATGCCTTTTTCACCTACACAGTTGTCCTTGATATGGGCTATAGCTGGCAGGTAGCACTTGGTGGCGTGTTTATTTCCGGTGTGGTATTTATTCTACTTAGCTTATTTAGTATTCGAGAATGGATTATTAACTCGATTCCGCAAGCATTGCGCTTTGGTATAGCTGCTGGCATAGGCCTATTTTTAGCGCTTATTGCCCTTAAAAATGCTGGCATTGTTGTTGATAGCCCTGCCACTTTAGTTACTCTGGGTAATATTACTGCGCTTGAACCAATTTTAGCTGCCCTTGGCTTGTTCCTAATCGTTGGTTTAGCCAGTAAAGGCATTAATGGCTCAGTAATGTTGTCGATTTTAATCATCACTGCAATCGGTTTACTGATTGGTAACATTGATTATCAAGGTATTATTTCTTTACCGCCATCCGTTATGCCAACCTTTATGCAATTAGATATTGCGGGTGCGTTAGAAGTAGGCATGTTAAGTGTTATTTTTGCTTTTCTTTTCGTTGATTTATTTGACACCTCAGGCACATTAATTGCGGTTGCTCAGCGTGGCAACTTACTGGCAAAAGACGGCACTTTACCAAGATTAGATAAAGCACTGTTGGCAGATTCAACCGCAACCGTAGCAGGCAGTATGTTAGGTACTTCAACAACAACCAGCTATGTTGAAAGTACTTCAGGTGTCGCTGCTGGAGGCCGTACAGGCTTAACTGCAGTTGTAGTGGGTGTGTTATTTTTATTAGCCATTTTATTTTCACCACTTGCAGGTATGGTTCCTGCTTACGCAACCGCAGGTCCGCTATTTTATGTTGCGGTGTTAATGCTTTCAGGTTTAGTTAATGTTGATTGGGATGACTTACTTGATGCCGTTCCTGTCGCCGTTATTTGTATCACCATGCCGTTAACTTTCTCTATCGCCAACGGCATCGCATTTGGCTTTATCAGCTATGTTGCAGTACGCTTATTTAGTGGCAAGGTAAAAACACTCAACCTTAGCGTAGTGTTATTGGCATTATTATTTATCGGCAAATTTGCTTTTTACGGGTAA
- a CDS encoding outer membrane protein OmpK: MNKKNLANIIAASLLLSATSASAETLWSDNSLSYLKNLQDFEVLTNDDINVFTFEHVSGHNWGDIFFFIDRINGKADANNGEHKETYGEFSPRVSLSYLSGSKLSFGPIKDVFLAGTYEYSSGSSGDFSFGFDNYLYGVGAAWDIFDKGYFNTNLYYANNDKTDNDQQLTVTWGYPMAFGKHKVLFDGFIDWSSAADDHAADFHFNPQLKLDVGNYFGYAGKFEMGIEYSYWHNKFGIKGLDNESVVSFLVKAHL, encoded by the coding sequence ATGAACAAGAAAAATCTAGCTAATATAATCGCAGCAAGCTTATTACTAAGCGCAACCAGCGCCAGCGCTGAAACACTTTGGAGTGATAACTCACTGTCTTATTTAAAGAACTTACAAGACTTTGAAGTTTTAACTAACGATGATATTAATGTCTTCACCTTTGAGCATGTCTCAGGCCATAACTGGGGTGATATCTTCTTCTTCATTGATCGCATTAATGGTAAGGCCGATGCTAATAACGGTGAGCACAAAGAAACTTATGGTGAATTCTCACCTCGTGTTAGCTTAAGTTACCTTTCAGGCAGCAAACTTAGCTTTGGCCCGATAAAAGATGTTTTCTTAGCAGGTACCTATGAGTACTCAAGCGGAAGCTCTGGCGATTTCTCTTTTGGTTTTGACAACTACCTGTACGGCGTTGGCGCTGCCTGGGATATTTTTGATAAGGGTTACTTTAATACTAACCTTTATTATGCCAACAACGATAAAACAGATAATGACCAACAGCTTACCGTAACTTGGGGTTACCCAATGGCCTTTGGCAAGCATAAAGTGTTATTTGATGGCTTTATTGATTGGTCATCAGCCGCTGATGATCATGCCGCAGACTTTCACTTTAACCCCCAGTTAAAGTTAGATGTAGGTAATTATTTTGGCTATGCTGGCAAGTTTGAAATGGGTATTGAATATAGCTATTGGCACAATAAATTTGGCATAAAAGGCTTAGATAACGAAAGTGTGGTCAGCTTTTTAGTAAAAGCGCATTTATAA
- a CDS encoding M20 family peptidase, which yields MFRQTKIFTSIAAIVFSTSLCAAQKQDFSSKQMQGVEQIEVKVDLDGAVKRLSKAVTFKTISNQDRNDFDKKAFTDYHDYLEKSYPNVHKHLKKEVLGHPRPYSLLYTWQGKDTSLPPALMYAHMDVVPVPEESRDQWKVEPFAGTVKDGYIWGRGVLDDKNQVHAILEAAEMKLKEGWQPSRTIYFVFGQDEEVGGAEGAKNVADVLEKRGIERFAFVIDESAPLTPGIFPGIKDNTALIGIAQKGFVSLELSINGIGGHSSMPPEESNIGILATAITKLEKAQFPYRIHPAVRAQYRYMGPELEEEMQPLYSAVAFGKDGEITDLEQQFIDVMSKNEVTRAMLHTTIATTMFNAGIKDNVLPPSATAVVNFRPMPGDTPEVIMAHLKKAIGDDRIEMKDISASTPATNIADAEGPGYKMLEKTIRQTWGNDLIVSPFFVVGGSDSKHFQARDFAPDVYTITGIQLENTEEFKGFHGVNERILVKEYARSIGFFYTLFNNLEEL from the coding sequence ATGTTTAGACAGACGAAAATTTTTACCAGCATTGCTGCCATTGTTTTTAGCACGAGTCTTTGCGCTGCACAAAAACAAGACTTTTCTTCAAAGCAAATGCAAGGTGTTGAACAAATTGAAGTAAAGGTTGATCTTGATGGCGCGGTTAAGCGTTTATCAAAAGCGGTAACCTTTAAAACTATTTCAAATCAAGATCGAAATGACTTTGATAAAAAGGCCTTTACTGATTATCACGATTATCTTGAAAAATCTTATCCGAATGTTCACAAGCATTTAAAAAAAGAAGTATTAGGTCATCCTCGCCCGTATAGCTTGTTATATACATGGCAAGGTAAAGATACTTCATTACCACCAGCGCTTATGTATGCTCACATGGATGTTGTTCCCGTTCCTGAAGAATCAAGAGATCAATGGAAAGTAGAACCTTTTGCAGGCACAGTGAAAGATGGTTACATTTGGGGGCGTGGTGTTTTAGATGATAAGAACCAAGTGCATGCCATTTTAGAAGCGGCAGAAATGAAACTTAAAGAAGGTTGGCAGCCGTCTAGGACTATTTATTTTGTGTTTGGCCAAGATGAAGAAGTTGGCGGCGCAGAAGGCGCTAAAAATGTGGCAGACGTGCTTGAGAAACGCGGTATTGAAAGATTTGCCTTTGTTATTGATGAATCAGCACCGTTAACCCCTGGTATTTTTCCAGGTATTAAAGACAATACTGCATTAATTGGTATTGCTCAAAAAGGTTTTGTCAGTTTAGAATTGTCGATTAACGGTATTGGTGGTCATTCATCTATGCCGCCAGAAGAATCAAATATTGGTATCTTAGCGACAGCAATTACTAAATTAGAAAAAGCACAATTTCCTTACAGAATACATCCAGCTGTTCGCGCTCAGTATCGTTATATGGGGCCTGAGTTAGAAGAAGAAATGCAGCCGCTATACTCAGCAGTTGCTTTTGGTAAAGATGGTGAAATAACTGACTTAGAGCAACAATTCATCGACGTGATGTCAAAAAATGAAGTGACACGTGCAATGCTGCATACGACTATTGCCACAACCATGTTTAATGCGGGAATTAAAGATAACGTGTTGCCGCCGTCGGCAACAGCTGTGGTAAATTTCAGACCTATGCCAGGTGATACACCAGAAGTGATTATGGCGCATCTTAAAAAAGCCATAGGTGATGATCGCATTGAAATGAAAGATATTTCAGCTTCTACGCCTGCGACGAATATTGCGGATGCTGAAGGGCCGGGTTATAAAATGTTAGAAAAAACCATTCGTCAAACATGGGGTAATGATTTAATTGTTTCGCCATTTTTTGTTGTCGGTGGCTCAGACTCTAAGCACTTTCAAGCAAGAGATTTTGCACCTGATGTATACACTATTACCGGTATTCAGTTAGAAAACACTGAAGAGTTTAAAGGTTTTCACGGTGTAAATGAACGTATTTTAGTGAAAGAATACGCGCGTTCAATTGGCTTTTTCTATACATTATTTAATAACTTAGAAGAATTATAA